From the Bacteroidales bacterium genome, the window GAATTATCTAAACACGATTCTTCATTAGCGGTTATTTTGTCTGTACATAATTCATTAGTATGTTGGGGATTAGAAAATTTTGCCAATGAAGACCAAAAAGAACGTTTTTTAAAACCACTAGCACGTGCCGAAAAAATAGGTGCTTTTTTATTATCCGAGCCTGAAGCGGGTAGCGATGCAACACACCAAAAAACAACAGCCGAAGATAAAGGCGATTATTATTTGCTAAATGGCGTTAAAAATTGGATAACCAGCGCCAATACAGCCGATATTTATATAGTTATAGCTCAAACCAATCCTGAGTTAAAACACAAAGGAATCAATGCTTTTATCGTTGATCGTCATAGCGAAGGAATTACGCTTGGACCTCATGAAAACAAAATGGGAATGCGAAGTAGCGATACCCATTCGGTTATGTTCAACAATGTAAAAGTACCAAAAGAAAATCGCATAGGCGAAAATGGTTTTGGATTCAAATTTGCTATGAAATGCCTCGAAGTTGGTCGTATTGGTATTGCTGCTCAAGCATTAGGTATTGCCGAAGGGGCTTATATGAGAGCACTCAAATATGCAAAAGAACGTAAAGCTTTTGGAACCGAGATTGCCAATCATCAGGCTATTGCTTTTAAATTAGCAGACATGGCAGTTAAAATTGAAACAGCAAAATTACTAGTTTACAAAGCTGCTACTCTGAAAGATAATCATGAACCCATTGCTTTAATAGGGGCTATGGCAAAACGTTATTGTGCCGATATCGCCATGGAAGTTACTACCGAAGCTATACAAATACATGGTGGATATGGTTATGTTAAAGAATACCATGTAGAACGTTTATTCCGCGAAGCAAAACTTACACAAATTTATGAAGGAACATCTGAAATTCAAAAAATTGTAATTTCTAGAGCTATTTTAAGCGAATAATTGAAGTTATTAACCATAAAAACATAATAACAATGAAGATTTTAGTTTGTATTAGTAATGTACCCGACACCACTACCAAAATTAAATTTACTGCTGATGGTAAACAATTTGATGCAACAGGGGTACAATGGATTATCAATCCATGGGATGAATTAGCATTGACAAGAGCATTAGAACTTAAAGAAGCATCTAATGGACTTATTGATAACGTTACGGTTATTAATGTAGGACCAAAAGAAACCGAAATTACTATTCGCAAAGGTTTAGCAGTAGGAGCCGATAACGCCGTACGTATTGATGCCAATCCAACCGATGCATATGCTGTAGCTTTTGAATTAGCTAAATATATTGAAACGCATCCATATGATTTAATATTGGTCGGTATTGAATCAAGCGATTACAACGGAAATGCAGTTGGTGGTATGTTAGCAGAGTTATTAAACATCCCCAATGTTTCAGCTGTTTCGGGAATTGAATTAAAAGATGGAAAATTTGAAGTTGTTCGAGAAATTGATGGCGGCAAACAAATACTATCTTTACCTACTCCTTTAATTGCTGTTGTTCAAAAAGGAATTGCTAAAGAACCTCGTATTGCTAGTATGAGAGGCGTTATGGCCGCCAGAACAAAACCTTTTGAAACAGTAGCTGCTGTTGGAGCATCGCCGCTTACAGAATATGTTCATTTTGAATTACCTCAACCTAAAGGTAAGTGTAAAATGATTCCTGCCGATCAGTTAGATGAACTTATTCATGTACTTCATCAAGAAATTAAAGCTATTTAATGTTTAATCTTAAAATATTAAGAATATGAGCGTATTAATATATATCGAACATTGGGATGGAAAATTTAAAAAATCGTCCTACGAATTAGTATCTTATGCCTATGCAATGGCCAAACAAATGCAAACCAATGTATATGGCTTAGTATTAGGTAATGCAGAAGCCAGCGAAATAGATAAATTGGCTGAGTATGGATTAGAAAATGTAATTTGTTTAAATCATAATGCTTTTCAAGTATTAGACAATCAGTTATTTACCGACGTGTTAGCACAAGTGGCAGAAAAAGTTCAGGCAAATGTATTTTTATTTGCACATAACAATACAGGTAAAGCATTATCTTCGCGATTAGCAGCTCGTTTAAAAGCTGGTTTAATTAGCGGGGTTGTTGCTCTTCCCGATTCAATTTCGCCTTTTATTATTCGTAAAAAATTATTTACCGGAAAAGCTACTGCACAAGTAAAAGCAAATACCGAAAAAGTTGTATTAACACTGTCGCAAAATGCCTTTGGTGTATTCGACAATAAAGTTGCTTTAAATAAGATATCTGCCGATATTCAGGTTAATGAAGCATTAGCTCAAACCAAATTATTAGATACTCAAAAATTTACTGCTAAAGTTTTATTAACCGATGCAGAAATTGTGGTATCTGGTGGTAGAGGTCTAAAAGGACCCGAAAATTGGGGAGTTATAGAAGAGTTAGCTGATGTGTTAGGGGCTGCTACAGCTTGTACTCGACCTGTTTCTGACGAAGGCTGGCGCCCTCATCACGAACATGTTGGTCAAACAGGTAAAATTGTAGCTCCAATGCTTTATGTTGCTTGTGGTATCTCTGGTGCTATTCAGCATGTAGCTGGTATTAGCTCTTCGAAATACATTATAGCTATAAATAAAGATGCAGAAGCTCCAATTTTTGAAGCTGCCGATTATGGAATTGTTGGCGATGTAATGCAAGTATTACCCGAATTAACCAAAAAAATAAAAGAAGTTAAAAAATAATTTTCTTTTATTAAAAATCTGGTGAATGCCTGCAATTACAGGCATTCACTATTTTTATACTATAAAGTTACTTCTCTTGTGCATTTTAAGATATAAGTATAATTATATATAATGCACAAAAATTCTAGTTTTATTGAAGTTATTACAAAATAGAAAAATGAACTTATGAATTAAATATCACAAAAATTGTAATGTTTTTTTACGGGTTCTATTACTTCCCATGTGCATTTAAGACCTTTTTTAAAGGTTACAAAATCGCCTTTACTAATTAAAACATCACCATCTTGAGTATGAACAATTACTTTACCTTCAAGAAAATAACATTGTTCTTCAGAATCATATTCCCAATCGAATGAACAAACTTGTTTTTCCCATATGGGCCATTCAAAAACTCCCAACGATTTTAAATTTGAATTTGATAAATGTTGAATTGTAATGTATGAATTCATAGGAATGTGATTTTAATTCAAAATTATATTGGTTTTCTTTAAAAATCAATGTCTCTAAGCATATTTTTGAATTAATTATGTAAAAGCACTAAATATTTTAGCTTAAATATCTTAAAAATGATGTAATTTTGAAAAAAAATAGTTATGAATCGATTTATATTTATTTATCTTGCTTTAGCTTTATGTTTCGATAATCTTTATTCGCAGGAACATAAAAGTATTCATCAGCGACAATTGGAGTATTATCAGCAATTTAATGCTGCTTCAGCCGAAGAGTGGGAAGCTATAAGAGGTAAATCAAGACCCAATGGACGTATTTCAAATAAGAGTTGTACGTTAAATAAAATTGTTTTCGGTTGGCATCCATATTGGAGCAATGGTTTAGAAGCTAATTACGATTGGTCGCTTTTAACCGATTTATCTTATTTTTGTTATACGGTAGACCCTTCAACCGGAAATGCTACTACGACTAATGGATGGTCATCGGCTAATGTTGTAACACAAGCATTAGCACATGGCGTTCGTGTCAATCTTTGCGTTACTCTATTTTCTGATCATGCTACTTTTTTAGGTAGTTCAACTGCTAAACAAACGCTTATTAATAATTTAATAAGTCTTATTCAAGCACGAGGAGCTCATGGTGTAAATATTGATTTTGAAGGATTACCTTCATCACAAAAAACAAATTTTACCAATTTTATGATTGATTTATGTAATGCATTTCATACTCAAATTCCCGGTTCACAGGTAAGCATTTGTTTATATGCAGTCGATTGGAGTACAGTATTCGATATACCAACACTTAAAAATTATGTCGATTTGTTTTGTATTATGGGTTATGATTATTATTATAGCGGAAGTTCAACTGCTGGACCAACTTCGCCTCTATATAGTTTAACCAGTACCTATAATTATAATGTTTCAAAATCCATAACTTATTATTTAAGTGCTGGTGTGCCTAATAATAAACTAGTTTTAGGTTTGCCCTATTATGGCGAAGAATGGCCAACATCATCGTCTTCAGTCCCTTCAAGTACAACAGGAACAGGTTCAGCCAAATTTTATAATACAGTAAGAGATAATACATCCGGTTATTATTCATCAGCCAATAAACATTTTAATGACAATAGTTATGTGCCATATTTTGCCTTTAATAATGGTACAACATGGAAACAATGCTGGATTGACGATGCTTATAGTTTAGGTAAAAAAATGGAGCTTGTTTGGAAACGTGGTATTGCCGGTATTGGTATTTGGGCTTTAGGTTACGATGATGGTTATCCTGATTTAT encodes:
- a CDS encoding electron transfer flavoprotein subunit alpha/FixB family protein, translating into MSVLIYIEHWDGKFKKSSYELVSYAYAMAKQMQTNVYGLVLGNAEASEIDKLAEYGLENVICLNHNAFQVLDNQLFTDVLAQVAEKVQANVFLFAHNNTGKALSSRLAARLKAGLISGVVALPDSISPFIIRKKLFTGKATAQVKANTEKVVLTLSQNAFGVFDNKVALNKISADIQVNEALAQTKLLDTQKFTAKVLLTDAEIVVSGGRGLKGPENWGVIEELADVLGAATACTRPVSDEGWRPHHEHVGQTGKIVAPMLYVACGISGAIQHVAGISSSKYIIAINKDAEAPIFEAADYGIVGDVMQVLPELTKKIKEVKK
- a CDS encoding cupin domain-containing protein, whose translation is MNSYITIQHLSNSNLKSLGVFEWPIWEKQVCSFDWEYDSEEQCYFLEGKVIVHTQDGDVLISKGDFVTFKKGLKCTWEVIEPVKKHYNFCDI
- a CDS encoding acyl-CoA dehydrogenase family protein, with translation MDFKLTEEQKLIQEAARDFAEREALLDVIERDEKAEYPFKHVQRMKELGFLGMTVDPKYDGGGMDSLSYVLVIEELSKHDSSLAVILSVHNSLVCWGLENFANEDQKERFLKPLARAEKIGAFLLSEPEAGSDATHQKTTAEDKGDYYLLNGVKNWITSANTADIYIVIAQTNPELKHKGINAFIVDRHSEGITLGPHENKMGMRSSDTHSVMFNNVKVPKENRIGENGFGFKFAMKCLEVGRIGIAAQALGIAEGAYMRALKYAKERKAFGTEIANHQAIAFKLADMAVKIETAKLLVYKAATLKDNHEPIALIGAMAKRYCADIAMEVTTEAIQIHGGYGYVKEYHVERLFREAKLTQIYEGTSEIQKIVISRAILSE
- a CDS encoding electron transfer flavoprotein subunit beta/FixA family protein, whose translation is MKILVCISNVPDTTTKIKFTADGKQFDATGVQWIINPWDELALTRALELKEASNGLIDNVTVINVGPKETEITIRKGLAVGADNAVRIDANPTDAYAVAFELAKYIETHPYDLILVGIESSDYNGNAVGGMLAELLNIPNVSAVSGIELKDGKFEVVREIDGGKQILSLPTPLIAVVQKGIAKEPRIASMRGVMAARTKPFETVAAVGASPLTEYVHFELPQPKGKCKMIPADQLDELIHVLHQEIKAI